A region of Trueperaceae bacterium DNA encodes the following proteins:
- a CDS encoding DEAD/DEAH box helicase, translating to MSDDVLEPAPPAGGAPDATAAPGAVTSFHALLTSLPDYEGQVAAYTFFPPRRGAVEEGYAGPYAPELRRLGVVPYGHQAAALRALGSGEDVVVATPTASGKSLVFQVPLAAAVSRGGTGVVLYPTKALAHDQLGRLRALYASLRGPGAPEPEAAIATYDGDTATERRATVREGVRVALTNPDMLHYGVLPYHERWAAFLGSLELVVLDELHAYRGVLGTHVANVVRRLLRLAARYGASPRVVCASATVGNPGEHAARLTGRSFTVVDADDAPAAAREFVVWKPPSTQDGRRRSANSEAARLAAAFAARGVKSIFFCNSRKAAELVRRYAAQQLPPELERRVGSYRAGYTAEDRRALEQAFRAGEVTVLTATSALELGMDVGGVDAVVMVGYPGSKMALWQRAGRAGRGGRRSLALLIPAADPLDEYYLTHPDRLVEGPVENAVADPHNRVVHPLHVACAAAEAPVREGEELLAPWLDLADVPGLHETPRGWVHRGRYPHRRVSLRGTGGRLIRLKDGAGKTLGVSDLGAALRELHPGAVYLHQGETYLVASLDLERGIARLLPHIEDYYTQPRSETDIEVLRVVARGRGAVPAVGAEVGWLPPGVALGDVRVTHTVTSYVRKRYFSEAVIEERPLDLPETSYVTQAVWFDAEGLAEPPAAADMPSALHALEHTLIQLLPAFVLCERADVGGVSYPVYPATGGPLVFVYDGYPGGVGYAWAGAHAFADWLQAARDLLRACDCKDGCPRCVLSPKCGNGNQYLDKGAARVLADALLGRLGGASAALTA from the coding sequence GTGAGCGATGACGTGCTGGAGCCGGCGCCCCCCGCCGGCGGGGCGCCGGACGCGACGGCCGCGCCGGGGGCCGTGACCAGCTTCCACGCGCTCCTCACCTCGCTGCCCGACTACGAGGGCCAGGTCGCGGCCTACACCTTCTTCCCGCCGCGACGCGGCGCCGTGGAGGAGGGCTACGCCGGACCGTACGCGCCCGAGCTGCGGCGGCTCGGCGTCGTCCCCTACGGACATCAGGCGGCGGCGCTGCGGGCCCTGGGCTCCGGCGAGGACGTCGTCGTCGCCACCCCCACGGCGTCGGGCAAGTCGCTGGTCTTCCAGGTGCCGCTCGCCGCCGCCGTGTCGCGGGGCGGCACCGGCGTGGTGCTCTACCCCACGAAGGCGCTGGCCCACGACCAGCTCGGCCGGCTGAGGGCCCTCTACGCGTCACTGCGTGGGCCCGGCGCCCCCGAGCCGGAGGCGGCGATCGCCACCTACGACGGCGACACCGCCACCGAGCGCCGCGCGACCGTGAGGGAGGGCGTCCGCGTGGCGCTCACGAACCCCGACATGCTGCACTACGGCGTCCTGCCCTACCACGAGCGCTGGGCCGCCTTCCTCGGCTCCCTCGAGCTCGTCGTGCTCGACGAGCTGCACGCCTACCGCGGCGTGCTGGGCACGCACGTGGCGAACGTGGTGCGCCGGCTGCTGCGGCTCGCCGCGCGCTACGGCGCGAGCCCGCGCGTGGTGTGCGCCAGCGCCACCGTGGGCAACCCGGGCGAGCACGCCGCGCGCCTCACCGGCCGGTCGTTCACCGTCGTCGACGCCGACGACGCGCCGGCGGCGGCCCGCGAGTTCGTGGTCTGGAAGCCGCCCTCCACCCAGGACGGCCGCCGGCGTAGCGCCAACTCCGAGGCGGCGCGGCTCGCCGCTGCGTTCGCCGCGCGCGGCGTGAAGAGCATCTTCTTCTGCAACTCCCGCAAGGCCGCCGAGCTGGTGCGGCGCTACGCCGCCCAGCAGCTGCCGCCCGAGCTGGAGAGGCGCGTCGGCTCGTACCGCGCCGGCTACACGGCCGAGGACCGCCGGGCGCTGGAGCAGGCGTTCCGCGCCGGCGAGGTGACCGTCCTCACCGCCACCAGCGCGCTGGAGCTGGGCATGGACGTGGGCGGCGTCGACGCCGTCGTGATGGTCGGCTACCCCGGCTCGAAGATGGCGCTGTGGCAGCGCGCCGGACGCGCCGGGCGGGGCGGCCGGCGGTCGCTGGCCCTGCTGATCCCCGCCGCCGACCCGCTCGACGAGTACTACCTCACCCACCCTGACCGGCTCGTCGAGGGGCCGGTCGAGAACGCCGTCGCCGACCCCCACAACCGCGTCGTGCACCCGCTGCACGTCGCCTGCGCGGCCGCGGAGGCGCCGGTGCGGGAGGGCGAGGAGCTGCTGGCGCCTTGGCTCGACCTGGCCGACGTGCCCGGCCTGCACGAGACGCCCCGTGGCTGGGTGCACCGGGGGCGCTACCCGCACCGGCGCGTGAGCCTGCGCGGCACCGGCGGCAGGCTGATCAGGCTTAAGGACGGGGCGGGGAAGACGCTGGGCGTGAGCGACCTCGGCGCCGCGCTGCGCGAGCTGCACCCCGGTGCCGTCTACCTGCACCAGGGCGAGACGTACCTCGTCGCGAGCCTCGACCTGGAGCGCGGCATCGCCAGGCTGCTGCCGCACATCGAGGACTACTACACGCAGCCGCGCAGCGAGACCGACATCGAGGTGCTGCGCGTCGTGGCGCGCGGGCGCGGCGCGGTCCCCGCCGTCGGCGCCGAGGTCGGCTGGCTGCCCCCTGGCGTCGCCCTCGGCGACGTGCGGGTCACGCACACGGTCACCAGCTACGTGCGCAAGCGCTACTTCTCCGAGGCCGTGATCGAGGAGAGGCCGCTCGACCTGCCGGAGACGAGCTACGTCACGCAGGCCGTCTGGTTCGACGCCGAGGGGCTGGCCGAACCGCCCGCCGCCGCCGACATGCCCTCGGCCCTGCACGCGCTCGAGCACACGCTGATCCAGCTCCTGCCGGCCTTCGTGCTGTGCGAGCGCGCCGACGTGGGCGGCGTCTCCTACCCCGTCTACCCGGCCACGGGCGGTCCCCTCGTCTTCGTCTACGACGGCTACCCCGGCGGCGTCGGCTACGCCTGGGCCGGCGCCCACGCCTTCGCCGACTGGCTGCAGGCCGCGCGCGACCTGCTCCGCGCCTGCGACTGCAAGGACGGCTGCCCCCGCTGCGTGCTCTCCCCGAAGTGCGGGAACGGCAACCAGTACCTCGACAAGGGGGCGGCGCGCGTCCTCGCCGACGCGCTGCTCGGCCGCCTCGGCGGCGCGTCCGCGGCGCTCACGGCCTGA